A genomic region of Microlunatus sagamiharensis contains the following coding sequences:
- a CDS encoding acyl-CoA carboxylase subunit beta, producing the protein MTTTAAPPAAAAAPKKEKLPRALDPRNPNHRLAALLDEGSVELITPDDDSGMLAAVGTINGSRVVAFCSDATVMGGAMGMQGCDVVVQAYERAMRDRVPVLGIWHSGGARLAEGVLSLHAVGRIFHAMTQASGKIPQISIVLGFAAGGAAYGPALTDLVILAPEGRIFVTGPDVVRSVTGEDVDMLRLGGPDTHGRRSGVVHLVADDEADALAQGRALTTLLADQGATAKEVADTDLAALLPESPKRAYDVHPLINGVLDEGSTVELHARWAPNVTIALGRLGGRTVGVVANNPLRLGGCLDSLSAEKAARFVRMCDTFGVPLVVLVDVPGYLPGVGQEWDGVVRRGAKLLHAFAEATVPRVTLVTRKAYGGAYIAMNARSLGATKVFAWPGAEVAVMGPVAAVRILHRRKLAAVAEDVRPQLEAELAAEHERIAGGVEKAVEIGVVDEIVTPQVTRSALATAIREADTGTRGDHTNIPL; encoded by the coding sequence ATGACCACCACCGCCGCACCCCCGGCCGCCGCCGCTGCTCCCAAGAAGGAGAAGCTCCCCCGCGCGCTCGACCCGCGCAACCCCAACCACCGCCTGGCCGCGCTGCTGGACGAGGGGTCCGTCGAGCTGATCACGCCCGACGACGACTCGGGCATGCTCGCCGCCGTCGGGACGATCAACGGCTCGCGCGTGGTCGCCTTCTGCTCCGACGCGACCGTCATGGGCGGCGCGATGGGCATGCAGGGCTGCGACGTCGTGGTGCAGGCGTACGAGCGGGCGATGCGCGACCGCGTACCGGTCCTGGGGATCTGGCACTCCGGCGGCGCGCGCCTGGCCGAGGGCGTCCTGTCCCTGCACGCCGTCGGGCGGATCTTCCACGCGATGACGCAGGCCTCGGGCAAGATCCCGCAGATCTCGATCGTGCTCGGCTTCGCGGCCGGCGGCGCGGCGTACGGGCCCGCGCTCACCGACCTCGTGATCCTCGCCCCCGAGGGCCGGATCTTCGTGACCGGGCCCGACGTGGTCCGCTCCGTCACCGGCGAGGACGTCGACATGCTCCGCCTCGGCGGGCCCGACACCCACGGCCGCCGCTCCGGCGTCGTGCACCTGGTCGCCGACGACGAGGCCGACGCGCTGGCCCAGGGCCGCGCGCTCACCACGCTGCTCGCCGACCAGGGCGCCACCGCCAAGGAGGTCGCCGACACCGACCTCGCCGCGCTGCTGCCCGAGTCGCCCAAGCGCGCCTACGACGTGCACCCGCTGATCAACGGCGTCCTCGACGAGGGCTCGACGGTCGAGCTGCACGCCCGCTGGGCACCGAACGTCACCATCGCGCTCGGCCGCCTCGGCGGCCGCACGGTCGGTGTCGTGGCCAACAACCCGCTGCGCCTCGGCGGCTGCCTCGACTCCCTCAGCGCGGAGAAGGCGGCGCGGTTCGTCCGCATGTGCGACACCTTCGGCGTGCCGCTCGTCGTGCTGGTCGACGTCCCGGGCTACCTCCCCGGTGTCGGCCAGGAGTGGGACGGTGTGGTCCGCCGCGGCGCCAAGCTGCTGCACGCGTTCGCCGAGGCGACGGTCCCGCGCGTCACGCTGGTGACCCGCAAGGCGTACGGCGGCGCGTACATCGCCATGAACGCCCGCTCGCTCGGCGCGACGAAGGTCTTCGCCTGGCCGGGCGCCGAGGTCGCCGTCATGGGCCCGGTCGCGGCCGTGCGGATCCTGCACCGGCGCAAGCTCGCCGCGGTCGCCGAGGACGTGCGCCCGCAGCTCGAGGCCGAGCTGGCCGCCGAGCACGAGCGCATCGCCGGCGGCGTGGAGAAGGCCGTGGAGATCGGTGTGGTCGACGAGATCGTCACCCCGCAGGTCACCCGCTCGGCCCTCGCCACCGCGATCCGCGAGGCCGACACGGGCACGCGCGGGGACCACACGAACATCCCGCTGTAG